CTCACATGAATACACATATGTGCAACCCTTTGCAATGCACTGTTTTCGAAGAGGCAGAGCATCCCTGAATTGGTTATGCATCAATTTTAGGTGTGAGCTGTCCACCATTGCTACACAGATGTTGTTCGTAGTGCTACATGTGCTGCTTAACAGCTTCGCACTGTTCAACCCTGTCCAGTCAATACACAGATATGCCTTCTTttgcaatgcaccgttttcaaggatgcagagcatGACTGAAAAGTTTATGATACATTGAACACAGCTCAGTACTGTCTCGTCAAgtcatgtcagatgaagcacAGGAATTCTGAATAGTTTTGAACAAGACATACCAAACTGGTCAGAGAAAAATCTTAAAACCACATCCATCAGAAATAAACCATAGTAGTGATCAAAGTCTCTAATTaaatataagcataaacatcactagtttaaattttaaacaggtTATCCTAGTCCAAACTCTGATGGTCAATCAAGTGAAATATTGAGACACTAATCACAACAGGAGTCCTTTCGATCACCTCAAAGACACAGACATCTcctttttctaaattattgtcTTTCGAAAATGCAACCCAGCCTTCCCCGAATCTCATTGCTTAATATGATTTGATGGAGGGTAATAGCACAAGACATTGATGTGTGACAAATTGCTTCCCAATAATATACTTGCTTCCCATATATGTTTCCAAGCCATATTTAAGAGAACATCATAATCACATTATGTATAAAGTCTCACCATATTATGTGGCCACGAGATACACATGAAAGAAGGATTTTTAGGCTTGAACTTTTTGGCTGCTTggattgctctctctcttcctctggaCATAATCgataattttttaagaacaaacttTTCTCTGACTTCatgttttatgggtttgtacATTGAGGAAGAAATGTTTGTATCATCTTCATCtaagtttttgatatttttacctGATGATCTTCCAATTTACAATTCTTCCTAGGTGGATATTGAATCTCAATGGCAATCTTATCAAATATAACAATATGGAAGcttgaatttccttcatatctgaagactaaaaaataatcataacaGATAGAATGGTATTCAGCGAAATCCTGCCAACCATTACAAAACCAAATGTTGTTNNNNNNNNNNNNNNNNNNNNNNNNNNNNNNNNNNNNNNNNNNNNNNNNNNNNNNNNNNNNNNNNNNNNNNNNNNNNNNNNNNNNNNNNNNNNNNNNNNNNNNNNNNNNNNNNNNNNNNNNNNNNNNNNNNNNNNNNNNNNNNNNNNNNNNNNNNNNNNNNNNNNNNNNNNNNNNNNNNNNNNNNNNNNNNNNNNNNNNNNNNNNNNNNNNNNNNNNNNNNNNNNNNNNNNNNNNNNNNNNNNNNNNNNNNNNNNNNNNNNNNNNNNNNNNNNNNNNNNNNNNNNNNNNNNNNNNNNNNNNNNNNNNNNNNNNNNNNNNNNNNNNNNNNNNNNNNNNNNNNNNNNNNNNNNNNNNNNNNNNNNNNNNNNNNNNNNNNNNNNNNNNNNNNNNNNNNNNNNNNNNNNNNNNNNNNNNNNNNNNNNNNNNNNNNNNNNNNNNNNNNNNNNNNNNNNNNNNNNNNNNNNNNNNNNNNNNNNNNNNNNNNNNNNNNNNNNNNNNNNNNNNNNNNNNNNNNNNNNNNNNNNNNNNNNNNNNNNNNNNNNNNNNNNNNNNNNNNNNNNNNNNNNNNNNNNNNNNNNNNNNNNNNNNNNNNNNNNNNNNNNNNNNNNNNNNNNNNNNNNNNNNNNNNNNNNNNNNNNNNNNNNNNNNNNNNNNNNNNNNNNNNNNNNNNNNNNNNNNNNNNNNNNNNNNNNNNNNNNNNNNNNNNNNNNNNNNNNNNNNNNNNNNNNNNNNNNNNNNNNNNNNNNNNNNNNNNNNNNNNNNNNNNNNNNNNNNNNNNNNNNNNNNNNNNNNNNNNNNNNNNNNNNNNNNNNNNNNNNNNNNNNNNNNNNNNNNNNNNNNNNNNNNNNNNNNNNNNNNNNNNNNNNNNNNNNNNNNNNNNNNNNNNNNNNNNNNNNNNNNNNNNNNNNNNNNNNNNNNNNNNNNNNNNNNNNNNNNNNNNNNNNNNNNNNNNNNNNNNNNNNNNNNNNNNNNNNNNNNNNNNNNNNNNNNNNNNNNNNNNaaaaattgacttttttggATACTGTAAGGACGCCATTcatggcggaccgtaacagtgtcgggttcgcacgtaaaaaggcccctaacaatatcatttgtagagcgtgggtttggaaggctaggccttgatcgacaggcggtgggtttttcgcggtgttcgtacaagtttaagttttccttcacccctggagtctttctcctggaggtgggctgggaggctctggtttttggccatttttcccaacccctctcttaggttacttgtttttccttttatattcgcctgcgttcattgtccttcgtccacgtatagggtcaacctttccaaaattgatacttgtcccatcagcccatattcaaagtcgttgggggtggttgtaaaagccaaagaatgcggctctgtcaggttcagagcattgaatggcagtaagggcagctttccctggatattttagatctttcgtcctggtttcggtcctataccgtttttacccttctttcagggggggactttggggtctgccgaggactgagccgtcctcggcgatatccacaggctattttgtcgagcttgggccatagccctcctcggtttgggcctttggattttcCCCGGGttgatgggcctggcccataaatcatttgggccccacaatagcccctcaaaacccggctgtccaacctcttggttggaaaggggggttttggtgatgccaaacctcttcctacggcccaatcaatttggccttttaataatgctggcggctcctcatctgtccaagaaatgcgccggtctatgagacagctttttgatttcgcgcttgatgcgctcttatcgtttgggtatcccaaaacgtgcttttaatgaccactatttacgagattgctttaattcggcggtttgttttgatggggtggagaaacggaaccggcatgtttgtgttggcagattcctttggatatctgaacctattaaatgtctcccactccaccctcagtataagaaggaagggcggaggttattgtttttgtaaagaattccttctcatctttctgagatttgaaatatttggcctcccctagggttcattttacccactggttcacaaactaaatcgtgatacactttatcataacaacgagtgatgcaggagccaaacccctcccataaacgccatgttccaataaagctcattatggctcgatcgggacagggatggcgaagactcaaaatcaacctcacccttttttcagtcaaaatccgaagcagggactcgtcacgtcaaactttcggcgtgactgagtcgagaacacccatcatcagtaccaaccgctctcctatgagcatacctagtatggctccagtgtgttgggagtcaggatcgaggcagggactaagtgtctctacttcttcctctcttccttcactggggctattctccgtctccctttcttagtcttcccagcaccagttccatcctggtgctttcacttctccctcttttgctcctttttctttcttttcgtctcttctctcttcttctcctccttctttactcatgtcctccatcttcttcattcatctcctccatcttcttcattgatttcttccttactatttccttctccgccatttcttcccaaagaaggttcttatcataatatgagcagtattgaggcaaagattggagagactttgaagacgagtttaaaagacgcctggcAGTCTACTTATCTGTATTACGGATGTAATTgtcgcttaggcagttcacattttgtataggctcgttcgagcccctctttgtacattgtaataatttttcgtattaataaaaatcgttgttattttatttcgcatgttttgtctctatgccttctcttttttttttttgaatctacaaacgctgctcggcacaataatatagcatctaaatcaatgacgactaagaccaaaagacttgataataaaaagacgtcgccataactttaatagaaatgcttggcacaataaggccgatcagtgaagagtaatacttaccccatgctagacgaggagaaaaacgaaggcttgatgtcatgtaaggaataaccatttgaagatatatcacccaccaaatgagcggccttcttatatgactaagtgctggggcgttccacccccttccttacacctttattggccttaaccttttatggtgtttaaaccgtggatgaagtgacctgacatttttatcaagtaacccatcttacgagattcaaaccttttcttatccaagtatttggtttccccattggcttgggtccgaggaccatacaaggccttggttctgcccaaaacttgtaatttttataatttttcgtacttggtttccccataggcttgagtccgaggaccatacaaggccttggttctgtccaaaacttgtaatttttataatttttcgtacttggtttccccataggcttgagtccgaggaccatacaaggccttggttctgtccaaaacttgtaatttttataattttttgtacttggtttccccataggttgagtccgaggaccatacaaggccttggttctgtccaaaacttgtaatttttataatttttcgtacttggtttccccataggcttgagtccgaggaccatacaaggccttggttctgtccctgggcccatatgctgaacgggcctgggccgcgaatttactgggcccacaaattgagaggtatttccgtagtctttgatcacgcggtacttcttggcgtcccagtgttcgaggtgcgccttctcgagactcctttaacatcagggttgcagacgacgttggaaatcgagccagagacgttttgtctgtagcgttccttgggacgctgcgcgaattaaatgccaccggtttacttctgggtataaatgggataggggatcacttcacttgcacatgaactctcctgttcccttcagaactatatttcttccatatccgcgatctctctttctagtgccactgcctcaaagcaagatgtttgaggcttggatagggatgaaaggtctccgcacgcttcagaggcaccgaatcctcaaggtgatatggtttggacaaggatggcacagattcaagccagtcctccgtcttgacaggaggaagatggtattcctccttcttttagtcaaaatccgaagcaggttctggtcatgccagatttttggtatgtcagaaaaaggaatttccgccatcagcgccgtctgccttgtagcaggcaaatttctgcgggggcttcccagcttccggctccctgcaccttttctgtagatggtgttagcctgaggtcaggttccccgcaccttttctgtaccggtgcaggccccaagttgggttcttttgctgcctgagttatgggcgtgcaaaagcactgaggaggaataaggtctcgaggcagtagccaacttctcctctgtgctacctcctcggctttatcttcactctcttgtattcttcgttacttacgtagttagcttcgatgtaggctttgtttcagctttccattATACACTGTACTGtgcctttgtcttaataaaatatgtgtctatttctctatacatatctttcttctccgtaaccactactttatgcatgaatattaaatatgagcttgcccttaatgatattctaggcagagaaatgctttaacacagattcctactagtttggacttacaaatattatcaagcataacaaggttaatcatcaataaattaaactcttggaactaaccgggataacggctgagtgctgcgcgatgcgtGCTAGAGCGATATCCGAGTACGATAAACTCTAAGTAATttgtccgagagggtagccgagtagcgaggggctttggttgtgcttttggacaatatgttgcgccgtatcgcatcaacccctttgatattgggggatcagagggtagaccaaggaatccgcgcaatcaaggtattaacccatctgttaacgcggagctctcttcggatggattttgaggtttatgtgccatagttttttttttttttttcaaaatagttggttcctcatccaggtagttggtttccccataggcttgagtccgaggactatgcaatgccttggttctgtccaaaacctagttttcctcatccaggtagttggtttccccagaggcttgagtccgaggactatgcaatgccttggttctgtccaaaacctagttttccacatccaggtagttggtttccccagaggcttgagtccgaggactatgcaatgccttggttctgtccaaaacctagttttccacatccaggtagttggtttccccagaggcttgagtccgaggactatgcaatgccttggttctgtccaaaacctagttttccacatccaggtagttggtttccccataggcttgagtccgtggactatgcaatgccttggttctgtccaaaacctagttttccacatccaggtagttggtttccccataggcttgagtccgtggaccatgcaatgccttggttctgtccaaaacctagttttccacatccaggtagttggtttccccagaggcttgagtccgaggactatgcaatgccttggttctgtccaaaacctagttttccacatccaggtagttggtttcccagaggcttgagtccgaggactatgcaatgccttggttctgtccaaaacctagttttccacatccaggtagttggtttcccccagaggcttgagtccgtgggactatgcaatgccttggttctgtccaaaacctagttttccaaaTCCAGGTagtttggtttccccagaggcttgagttccgtggactatgcatgcccttggttctgtccaaacctagttttccacatccaggtagttggtttcccccagaggcttgagtccgtggactatgcaatggccttggttctgtccaaaacctagttttttccacatccaggtagttggttttccccagaggcttgagtccgtggactatgcaatgcccttggttctgtccaaaacctagttttccacatccaggtagttggtttcccagaggcttgagtccgtggactatgcaatgccttggttctgtccaaacctagttttccacatccaggtagttggtttccccagaggcttgagtccgtggactatgcaatgcccctGTGGTAGTTGGTTTCCATGTCCGAGgaatgcaatgccttggttctgtccaaaacctagttttccacatccaggtagttggtttcccctaggcttgagtccgtggaccatgcaatgccttggttctgtccaaaacctagttttccacatctaggtagttggtttcccctaggcttgagtccgtggactatgcaatgccttggttctgtccaaaacctagttttccacatccaggtagttggtttccccagaggcttgagtccgtggactatgcaatgccttggttctgtccaaaacctagttttccacatctaggtagttggtttccccagaggcttgagtccgtggactatgcaatgccttggttctgtccaaaacctagttttccacatccaggtagttggtttccccagaggcttgagtccgtggactatgcaatgccttggttctgtccaaaacctagttttctctttgtgtgggatcttggctttaggggagttagctcctcagccaagcccctagagtttatccatacggttaacgctaccaagtgcctagtttgctctttacgggggaccttggctttaaagGAGtgagctcctcaaccaagcccctagtcaagaaacgtagtccctaacagaactttatactagaactctataaccaacggttagaaataacgaagaaactctatcgacccacttcttataccaacacacaagcctttcccacagacggcgccaattgtaaggacgcgattcgtggcggaccgtaacagtgtcgggttcgcacgtgaaaaggcccctaacaatatcatttgtagagcgtgggtttggaaggctaggccttgatcgacaggcggtgggttttccgcggtgttcgtacaagtttaagttttccttcacccctggagtctttctcctggaggtgggatgggaggctctggtttttggccatttttcccaacccccatttttaggttacttgtttttccttttatattcgcctgtgttcattgcccttcgtccacgtatagggtcaacctttccaaaattgatacttgtcccatcagcccatattcaaagtcgttgggggtggttgtaaaagccaaagaatgcggctctgtcaggttcagagcattgaatggcagtaagggcagctttccctggatattttagatcttttgtcctgatttcggtcctataccgtttttacccttctttcaggggggggactttgggtctgccgaggactgagccgtcctcggcgatatccacaagCTATTTTGTcaagtttgggccatagccctcctcggcttgggccttcggattttccccgggtagatgggcctggcccataaatcatttgggccccacactaACCATTTTGGTTTGTTGTGTATTTTGCATGAGAATGATACCTAGAGATAGAATAAATCTGCTTTAAATTGCTTTAAAGGTGAAAGGTAACATTTTTATATTCTCATCCATTTTTATTGGTTGTAAAGTAATATTCACGTGTTAGATATTTAGTAATTAATCACATGCTTGCTATGTATATTATTTCTTACAACGTAGCTTTTCACATGATATTTATATTTACTTTCACATGCTTGTTTGTATGCTCTGGCAAATAATATCATATGTTATTTATATGTAAATACAATATTCACatgttatgtatatatattacttgtacaaaaattcttttcaaaaataaatttcaagtattaaattatatttgaaaatgagaattgttaggattaaattaaaataaggtACTATTATTTAAATAGGCAATGTGGGGTGTCTGACACTTCCTCACTTATAAACTAACTTTTGAGTCCAAGAATCTTTAGTTTGAAACTTTTATTACCTTAATTAGCTTAGGAGTCCCTAGGAATGACTTTTAGCTAACTACgtgattaaaataaattagacaaaAGGTGACCAATCACATCTAGAATAAACTAATGGTTAGTAGTGACTCTATAAAAGTAAATAAGTAAAGAGACTTACCCACACACACATCGCCCTAATGACATAAATATACACACATCATCAAATGTGACCAAGCAAAGAAAAGAGATTGTTTTCcgcattttcttgtgtttggtgGTATCagaaaaaatgagtcaaagAAAAGctatttattaactttctttatttagcttaacaaaatatatagtttttctccactaaaaaattttagaaaacaactttattttgtatgaaactaaataaagaaaataactaTGTCTCATACGaaactaaataagggaagttaagaGATAACTTTCAAACTCATTTTAAGGTTACTAtcaaatgtaaaaattaatatagtTTTCTAGAgaatactttttgaaaaataattcatttttttgaaaaattttaatgttaaaaaaaaaaaaaaaaatgaagaagaagaaagaagaataagaagaagaagaagataataacAACCCGCGAAAATCCTGGGCATCAACATAGACTTTGGATGGACCACTTTACTATAGTCGATTTGAAATGtctcttttgaattttgattctctgtttctcttcttcttcttcttctttttcctttttttagcttctttgattaaattattttcttgatCTTACCAAATATGCTTCGTTTTCATGATATTACTCAACATGCTTCGTGCAAGTTGTCAttgcaaaatgaaaataattcattaaacaTAATCATATCTCTTATAACAATTTTTCATTCAAACACCCAAATAAGGGCTTCAATTTTCAGCATTATATCCCGATTGCAAGGTCAAGCAGGCTCCAAGAGTGCCTAATGGACTAGTACTATCACAAGCTTGAGCAATCAATAGTATCGGCAAGTTTCGTGAAGGTTGAATCCTTTTCCCCGTTATGACAAGCCGATATCGTACTAATATCAGTAATATCGACAATATATACCGTATTGGCTATTAAACCGACTTTGGTACTCCTCTAAAATTTACtagaaaaaatattgaattgtACCTAGATTTTTTGGATGCTTCCAAAGGTATTGATGTTTTGGTtggaacaataaaaaaaatgttataataataataataataataataataataacaacaaacatgTAATTTGAGCTAATACGTTGGATTAATGTATTTAGGTAAATATTTGGTCGTATGAAATTTGTAGATTGAAATTATATGTTTGTAAAcatataactaaataaatacatataaacatataaatatgtatgtatgtatataaatatcCCTAACTTTGGAATAATACACTAGTATTAACCAATActtaaatatttcatttatttgacaaaaccaaaattgtctttaatacaaaattgacaTCCCTTGCTCTATAAGCAATTGATCACGGGTTGAACACTACCAGAAGATGTGACAGATGCATGGTTACATGAAGATTTGGCTACTTGATTCTTGTAAGTGAGCATTATGCTCTCCACTGTTATTATGGAGCATGGGTTTCCTGAACTACAATTTAAATTCACAGCAACCTCTGTTGTTGAAGTTCCATGAATGTCTTGGTATGTCACATTACTAATTTTTACACCAGAAGCCTGTtaaaatgggggaaaaaaatgcACACGTCAATTTTCTACTTATTCGTAGTGGTAGTATGCAACCTCTaacctataaaattaaaaaactaacatcacaactttttatttatttaaattttgaaatatttattatgaagaaaaaactgaaaaattaaagattttCTTCTTGCAGAGAAGAGGGGTTCAATTTGGGCCCAAAACTAATGACTAAAAGTTTAGGATGCCATAATAATGTGCCTAGCTATATAATGTGCATGAGTAGTTTCTAAGGCCTAAGTCAGGGGCCAATGAAACAGAAATTTAAAAGAACTTATATTGTGCAATCTTCTTGAATATGTTAAGGATTTTCATAAGTATACTTAaacatattataatttaaaatttaaacaacattatagtttaaaatttaaacaatatttgcATAAATATCCTTCAAAATATCGTACCTGATTAGGGCAACCTCCAGAGGGGCAGTAATTTTGATCAATTATAATGGGATTCTCGACATTCATCATATTTACATGTTGGAAAATAACGTTCCTAGCAAATCCATTACTAGGCCTTGCCCAAGACTTAATCCTCACCCCATTCTGTGTATCGGTAAAATTAGCCATTTTAACTGTCACGTTCTGAACACCAGCCTCTTGTTGATTTTGGCCTAAACTCCCAATGCTGCACCAACCAATCACACCCATGACCAATTTGGCATCGCCATATAATATTGTTGTTATAGTCacataatattttaatagataaaaaaattaataaaatttatttaccTAATTCCATGTCCAGGTCCACATGCTACATTTTCAATCCATAAATTAGTAGTACCGGGGCCAATTGAGATGCAATCATCACCAGTTTGGATATTAGAGTTAAGAATTGTGACACTGGAAGATGATTCAACATGAATGCCATTGGTGTTTGGGCTATTTCCGGCGGCAATGACCCTGACACCTTGCATATTCACATTATTGCAAGCATTGACAACAATGTGAAACATCTGGCTGTTTACGGAAGTTAATCCACCAACCACAACGTTGTTTGAGTTGGTAAATTCCAATGTCTGTTTACAtacacaaaagaaaatgttcTAATTATTATcgttttttgaaaattacaaataaagtatATGTAGAGTATTtcactaaaattgaaaatgaacaTGACTATATAGGGCTATTCAATTCAAAAGTTCAAGCCAGACATAAATAAGGGTTAGCAAACATCGTAGGCACATTACAAATCAATTTACAGCAAGGAGCTTTCACACAAAAACACAGAGGaagtcaaaatataaaaatacactTAAAATGTATTAAAATGTGCAATAAATGACTATAATGGGAATATTCTtgggaagaaaagaaataagcCTACTAGAGTCCATAACCCTTAAGTTTCATCTGAGAGGAAACCAAATGTAATCTCAATTTTTCTTCCCTTACAATTCTTCAATACAACGTTTGCTTACTGCTTGGATTCCCTTCAAAAAATATGGAATTTATCTCAAAAATGATCATCTTTTCATAACTGATGGAAAGGAGAATGGTGAGTCCAACTCTAGAATCCAAAACGGGAATGCAGTAGGAGATGGGGTGGGCTTAATCTTCCTATCAAACTATATGCCAAGCTCCTCTTAGCCCTATAGTCTTTCTCCTTCCCAAATTTTGCCAAATGATTTAAGACCTGAACTGAAAGAGACTCTTCAAACAAAGCTTACCGACTAAGACCTTAAGAAGCTTGTATCCTTGGTTTATTTGGATCTAACGGTATTCTCTAAATTAACGATGAACATGATTGTATAGGGCTATTCAACTAAATATGTGGACCTTATGGCATGGCCAGTTAATGCAAGCAACAAAAGCTTAAGCTTGTTGTTTGACCTTTGACATTCCCATTAATTTTTAAGCATGTTTACTGGTACACGAGAATAAATATTAT
The Quercus lobata isolate SW786 chromosome 10, ValleyOak3.0 Primary Assembly, whole genome shotgun sequence DNA segment above includes these coding regions:
- the LOC115962438 gene encoding polygalacturonase-like, with translation MAFPAISCLVLTLLSMFISLVLAAPTIYNIVSFGAKPDGQTDSAQAFLSAWTKACASMQPASIYVPAGKFALGQVIFIGPCSNKVNVMLIGTLVAPSVYTVLGNKAYWVLFQHVDGLTVSGNGILDGQGASLWACKASGKSCPLGATTLEFTNSNNVVVGGLTSVNSQMFHIVVNACNNVNMQGVRVIAAGNSPNTNGIHVESSSSVTILNSNIQTGDDCISIGPGTTNLWIENVACGPGHGISIGSLGQNQQEAGVQNVTVKMANFTDTQNGVRIKSWARPSNGFARNVIFQHVNMMNVENPIIIDQNYCPSGGCPNQASGVKISNVTYQDIHGTSTTEVAVNLNCSSGNPCSIITVESIMLTYKNQVAKSSCNHASVTSSGSVQPVINCL